Sequence from the Bacillus thuringiensis genome:
AGTCGACACTAGAAGCCATAAACATAGCCCCAAGAAGCGCCATTAAAAATAAGTAATAATATTCTCCCTTATCCTCAATTGGATTCTTCTTATCATCGCTCATTGCGATACATAAAATGAGGGCTACTCCACCTAATAACAACGTTTTAAATCCTTTTGAAAACCCATCTAACACAAACGATCCGTTCAAAATATCTCCTGCTGGTTCATCGTATAGCATAATTAATGACACGATTGCTAATATGACGGCTGCGATTGCACTAATCGCTACATATCTATGGTTCAGCTTAAAAAACAAATCACATATGGAAAGAAGGATGGCAGCTCCGAGAATAATGAATTCTGGCACCATGAGATGCCATGATAAGCTAAGTAACGTATTCATATCCACCCTACTTCACCCCCAATGTTTTCAATGTATTTTGAAGCGGTTCTCCGAGTATTTCTGGCATTACTCCAATTGCAATAATGCAGAAGATAAGTAGCAATATAGGGACATACTCCCATCCGTGTATATCAGCTTTCGCTTCCCACTCTTTCTTACCGAATGTTACTTGCAGTGTTGCCCTTAATACGTATACAGCGGTTAAAATGATGCCAAGTACACCGACCGCCGCAATGACCGGCTCCCCTTGGAATAAACCAAGAAAGGCAAGAAACTCGCTAACAAATCCAGACATGCCTGGCAATCCAAGCGACGCCATTCCTCCCGCTAAGAAGAATCCGCTAAGTATTGGAACACTTTTTGCAAGTCCGCCAAGCGCTGTAATATCCGACGTTCCAAAACGTTGTTCTATAACACCAAGTAAGAAGAAGAGTAAGGCCGCAATTAAACCGTGCGACACAACTTGGAATAATGCCCCTTGTGTACCTGGTGCATTTAACGCTGCAAGACCCATTAATACAATGCCCATATGCGAAATACTAGAGTAAGCAAGCACCTTCCGAAAGTCCGTTTGGATGAGCGCTAAGAAGGCTCCGTACAATAAATTAATGACTCCTAAAATCGCAATGAGCGTTGCAAAATCACGAAAGTATTCCGGGAACAGACCCTTTCCAAAGCGAATCATACCGTATGCTCCAATCTTCAGTAAAACGCCCGCATGAAGCATAACTACAGCCGGATGCGCTTCAATATGCACATTAACCATCCAGCGATGTAATGGAAAAACAGGGAGTTTAATCGCAAAAGCAATCATTATAGCAATGAATACACCAAGCTGTAAGCTACTCGGGATGATTTGTCCTCCCCCCGTATTTACTCCTGCTAATATCTCTTTCAATTCTGCAATATTTGTCGTGCCTGTTTTCGCAAATAAAACCGAGAAAACGATGAGCAAAATAGCGGAGCCAATGCCGTTATATATTAAATAACTATAAGCAGCCTTTTCACTCGACAATTTCCCCCACTTCCCAATTAATAAAAACATTGGCGGCAATGTAATTTCAAAGAAGATAAAGAACAACATTAAATTTTGAGCAGCAAAGACGCCGAGCATCCCTATTTCTAACATAAGTAACAGCATATAAAAGGCTTTCAAATTCCTTTTAATAGTAAATGCTGCAATTGCTGCAAGCATCGCTAGCAGGGCCGTCAGCACCATCATAACGAGCGATAAACCATCAATACCAAGCTCGTAATAAATGGAAAACCATCTTTTATCTATCGCGGCAAAATCCCCAAATTTAATCCATTTCACTTTTTCATCAAATAGCGACAAACTCTTTCCAGAAGCATATGTACAAGCGAGGACGATAGCGATTCCAAATGGAAGCGCCGTTCCAAATAAACCAAGCGCTCGCACTGTACGCGACTCTTTTTTCGGTGTTAATACAAGTAAGAGAATTCCTAAAAGCGGGGAAAAAATGAAGAACGTTAATAACAAATCATTCATCGTAAATCCCCTCCTGTATAGAGCAAAATAATAACGAGCACTGCAAGCGAAACAGCTGTTACAGTCCCGTACACTTGTACATTTCCGTTTTGAAGTCTAGACCCGATTCCGCTTATCCCTTTAACTAGACTTCCTATTAAAACGGCAATTCCTTCGACTACATAAACTTCAAATAAGCGAAGCACATGAGAGATTCCTTTCGTAATAGGGATCACCGTTATATTGTATAGTTCATCCACATAATATTTTTCTTTCAAAAGGTTATAAAGGGGTGTTCCCTCATCCCCAGCCCAATCTCTAGAAATAGATTTCTTGCCATATATGAAATATGCAAGAGCAATCCCAGCCAAGGAAACAAGCGTCGCAACAATCATAATCCAAACTGGTCCATGTACCTCTCGCACTTTAAATGCTACATCTTTCGTAAGCCAATCCCCGAGAAACGTTCCAAACCACGGTGTATTTATATAGCCGGCCACGACTGCAAGGACGCCAAGGACAATCATCGGATATGTCATAATGCGGGGCGATTCCTGCACATCTTCCTTCGTCTTCGCTTCCCCAGTAAAGACGAGGAAATATAGCCGGAACATGTAGAAAGCTGTTAAAAATGCTGCAATTACTGCTAATATGAATAAAATGTAATTGCCGTTCATCCAAGCCGCCGCTAAAATTTCATCTTTACTAAAGAAACCGGAAAGGAGTGGTACACCACTAATTGCAAGAGTACCGATTAAAAATAGTGCACCCGTTACTTTCATCTTCTTCTGTAAACCGCCCATTTTATTAATGTTCTGCGTATGCACTGCATGAATGACACTTCCTGCCGCCAAAAATAGTAGCGCTTTAAAAAAGGCGTGTGTCGTTAAGTGGAAAACACCAGCTACATAACCGGCAGACCCTAGCGCAAGCATCATATACCCGAGCTGACTAACTGTAGAATAAGCAAGCACTCTCTTTATATCCGTTTGTACAAGACCGATAGAAGCAGCAAAGATTGCGGTAAAGGCTCCAACGATTGCCACCGTCTGCATTGCCACCGTACTTGCTGAAAATAACGGAAACATCGTCGCCACTAAATATACGCCGGCTGCGACCATCGTCGCCGCATGGATAAGTGCCGAAACAGGCGTCGGCCCTTCCATTGCATCCGGTAACCACGTATGCAGCGGGAACTGACCTGATTTCCCCATCGCCCCGATAAAAATTAATATCGCCGTTATTGTAATCATCGTAGGGGTAAGATCCCCCGTATGAATCGCTCTAAAAATTGCGTCATACTCAAAACTACCTGTATGCCAGAAAATTAAGATCATCCCAATAAATAAACCGACATCCCCAATGCGCGTCATAATAAAAGCCTTTTTCGCAGCAACCTTCGCTTCTTCTTTAAAGAAATAAAAACCGATGAGCAAAAATGAACCGAGGCCTACTAACTCCCAAAATATATATAGCTGTAATAAATTCGGGGATATAACGAGCCCGAGCATCGCAAATGTAAAGAGCCCTAAATAGGCATAAAAGGTTGGTAGTCTTTCCTCACCTTTCATATAACCTTTCGAATACACATGTACAAGTAAACTCACAAGTGTGACGATAAACAGCATTAAAGCCCCTAATGCAGTCACTTCAAAGCCGAATGATATATCAATATCTCCAGCTCTAAGCCATACCCACTTATGCTTCACTCCTACTTTTGAAAACCGTTCTATTAATACGAGTACCGCAAATATAAAGGAGAGAAAGACGAAAAAAATACTAAGTACACTGCTTCCTTCTCTAATTTTCTTCCCGAATATAAGTAATAACAAAAACGAAACAAGCGGGAAAAGCGGTATGAGCCATGCATAATCGATCATTGTTTCCTTCCCCCTTTTCGGTCACAATGTTATCCTTTGAGC
This genomic interval carries:
- a CDS encoding NADH-quinone oxidoreductase subunit M; the protein is MNDLLLTFFIFSPLLGILLLVLTPKKESRTVRALGLFGTALPFGIAIVLACTYASGKSLSLFDEKVKWIKFGDFAAIDKRWFSIYYELGIDGLSLVMMVLTALLAMLAAIAAFTIKRNLKAFYMLLLMLEIGMLGVFAAQNLMLFFIFFEITLPPMFLLIGKWGKLSSEKAAYSYLIYNGIGSAILLIVFSVLFAKTGTTNIAELKEILAGVNTGGGQIIPSSLQLGVFIAIMIAFAIKLPVFPLHRWMVNVHIEAHPAVVMLHAGVLLKIGAYGMIRFGKGLFPEYFRDFATLIAILGVINLLYGAFLALIQTDFRKVLAYSSISHMGIVLMGLAALNAPGTQGALFQVVSHGLIAALLFFLLGVIEQRFGTSDITALGGLAKSVPILSGFFLAGGMASLGLPGMSGFVSEFLAFLGLFQGEPVIAAVGVLGIILTAVYVLRATLQVTFGKKEWEAKADIHGWEYVPILLLIFCIIAIGVMPEILGEPLQNTLKTLGVK
- the nuoL gene encoding NADH-quinone oxidoreductase subunit L; its protein translation is MIDYAWLIPLFPLVSFLLLLIFGKKIREGSSVLSIFFVFLSFIFAVLVLIERFSKVGVKHKWVWLRAGDIDISFGFEVTALGALMLFIVTLVSLLVHVYSKGYMKGEERLPTFYAYLGLFTFAMLGLVISPNLLQLYIFWELVGLGSFLLIGFYFFKEEAKVAAKKAFIMTRIGDVGLFIGMILIFWHTGSFEYDAIFRAIHTGDLTPTMITITAILIFIGAMGKSGQFPLHTWLPDAMEGPTPVSALIHAATMVAAGVYLVATMFPLFSASTVAMQTVAIVGAFTAIFAASIGLVQTDIKRVLAYSTVSQLGYMMLALGSAGYVAGVFHLTTHAFFKALLFLAAGSVIHAVHTQNINKMGGLQKKMKVTGALFLIGTLAISGVPLLSGFFSKDEILAAAWMNGNYILFILAVIAAFLTAFYMFRLYFLVFTGEAKTKEDVQESPRIMTYPMIVLGVLAVVAGYINTPWFGTFLGDWLTKDVAFKVREVHGPVWIMIVATLVSLAGIALAYFIYGKKSISRDWAGDEGTPLYNLLKEKYYVDELYNITVIPITKGISHVLRLFEVYVVEGIAVLIGSLVKGISGIGSRLQNGNVQVYGTVTAVSLAVLVIILLYTGGDLR